The following proteins are co-located in the Nonlabens ponticola genome:
- a CDS encoding acetyl-CoA C-acyltransferase: protein MNTYIIDGIRTPVGNYKGTLSTIRPDDLAAYVIKTLVEKHPEIPQEDYADVIMGCANQAGEDNRNVARMAGLLAGLPYSVPGETVNRLCSSGLSSIVHAHRAIQTGDGDIFISGGVENMTRGPLVIAKPSSAFGTDAKMYDSSFGWRFVNQKMADMYGVDGMGNTAENLVAKFDISREDQDAFAAWSQQKAAAARESGRLAKEIISVEIPQRKKDPIIFKDDEFIKPTTTKEVLAKLRPAFKKEGGSVTAGNSSGLNDGAAATIVASQDAVDKYGLKPLARILSSAAVGVEPRIMGIGPVEASNRALKKAGLTMADMDVIELNEAFASQALACIREWGLKDDDPRINPNGGSIAIGHPLGMTGTRLAFTAALELSLSRKRYALITMCVGVGQGYAMVIENVAL from the coding sequence ATGAACACATACATAATAGACGGAATAAGAACACCGGTAGGTAACTACAAAGGAACCTTGTCAACGATACGGCCAGACGATCTTGCAGCTTATGTCATCAAAACCTTGGTTGAGAAACATCCAGAAATACCGCAAGAAGATTATGCAGATGTCATTATGGGCTGTGCTAATCAGGCAGGTGAGGACAATCGCAATGTCGCGCGCATGGCTGGATTACTGGCTGGATTACCTTACAGTGTTCCTGGAGAAACGGTAAATAGATTGTGCAGTTCTGGATTAAGCAGCATCGTACATGCGCACAGAGCAATTCAAACTGGCGATGGCGATATTTTTATATCAGGTGGTGTGGAAAACATGACTCGTGGACCGTTGGTAATTGCAAAACCAAGCAGTGCGTTTGGCACGGACGCTAAAATGTATGACAGCAGTTTTGGCTGGAGATTTGTCAACCAGAAAATGGCAGATATGTACGGCGTGGATGGCATGGGAAATACCGCCGAGAATCTGGTCGCCAAGTTTGATATATCACGTGAAGATCAAGATGCTTTTGCAGCATGGTCACAGCAAAAGGCGGCAGCCGCAAGAGAATCTGGTAGATTGGCTAAGGAAATTATCTCGGTTGAAATACCACAACGTAAAAAAGATCCTATCATATTCAAGGATGATGAGTTTATCAAACCTACTACCACTAAAGAGGTATTGGCAAAACTGCGACCAGCCTTCAAAAAAGAAGGTGGATCTGTCACCGCAGGTAATTCCAGTGGACTTAACGATGGTGCAGCAGCCACCATTGTTGCGAGTCAAGATGCGGTAGATAAATATGGTTTGAAACCACTCGCACGTATTTTAAGTAGTGCAGCAGTAGGCGTGGAGCCTAGAATTATGGGAATAGGTCCTGTAGAGGCCAGCAATCGTGCTCTCAAAAAAGCAGGTCTGACTATGGCTGACATGGATGTAATTGAACTTAACGAAGCTTTCGCTTCTCAAGCGCTGGCTTGTATTAGAGAATGGGGCTTGAAAGATGACGATCCTAGAATCAATCCTAATGGCGGTTCTATAGCGATAGGGCATCCACTAGGTATGACAGGAACAAGACTCGCTTTTACCGCAGCGTTGGAGTTATCGCTTTCGCGAAAGCGGTATGCTCTCATCACCATGTGTGTAGGCGTAGGTCAAGGTTACGCCATGGTTATAGAAAATGTTGCTCTTTAA